One Companilactobacillus farciminis KCTC 3681 = DSM 20184 genomic window, CATGCATTTGGCGAATACTCTTCCATATAATCAATCAATTCGATAACTCCAGTGATTGATCTCATACCGTAAGCAATTCCACCAGGTCCACAAGTTTCTTGTCCCACTACGTCATATTTCATTGGAATCTTTTCATCCATTTCACGCATTTTTAATCCGCCTTGACGAATATGTGCCATAACGAAGTCTACGTCTGAAAATGCAATTGCTGGATCTGTTGTAGCTACAAATTCAATTTCAGGAGCTCGTTCCTTAATTATAATCTCACAAGCATCTGCAACCACTTTTTGTCTTTCAAAATCATTATCATAAAACTTTAATGATTTAAGTGGAAATTTATCTTGATTATTAATTAGCATCATTACGATTCCCGCAGTATAAGTACTTCCGCCACCTGCAATAACAACTGATTTCTTTTCTAACATTTAAGTCACCTTATTTTCTTTTTTATTTGATTATTAGAATACTGTATAAATTAACCGCTTACAATACGTTTTCAGATTGATGAAACGGAGGTTCCATTGTTTGAAACCTTATTCCATCCCTAATTCTTCTGCCATATCTTCACGTATAGATTGAACACCCATCCCCATAACTATTTGAATATTATTCTTATCTATTATTAGTCCCTTTTGTCCTGGAAATGTTTTAATCTTATCTTTATCAATTTTTTCAGGATCTAAAACATCAATTCTTAACCTAGTAAAACAATTATTTAATGTTTCAATATTACTTCTACCTCCAAGACCTTCTACCAAGGTATCAAATCTTGAACCATCATTTGCTAATGCGACAGTTGGTTCTGACGAACTTACTGGAGAGTCTTCAGTCACACTAGAATTAACCCCTGCCATTTCCGGAACTTCTTCACGACCTGGAGTTTTTAAATCTAATTTCTTAATTAAGAATACAAATGAGAAGTACCAAACCGCTGACATAACTAAACCAAAAATAATAAACCAATGTATCTTTGTAAGCGATGGGCTAAATACTGCATTTGAAACCGCCGTATCAATAACTCCATCCTTTACAAAAGTTCTGATTCCAAATTGCCATAATAGCGCTTCTGATAGCCCTGCTAAAAGACTATGCACAAACCAGAGTTGCGGTGCAGCAAATAAGTAAGAAAAATCAAGAGGTTCTGTAATACCGGCTACTGTACCAACAAATGCTCCCGGTAAAACCATTCCTTTAATTTCTTCTTGCCTATTTTTATTTGCCATATGAATAATTGCTAATGCAATAGGAATTGAAGCAAATACTTTTGAAAAGCCAAAGAATGCGAAACGAATGGAAGGATCTAAGGAAGTAATGCTTCCAATATTTGCCATTTCAGCATAAAAGATATTAACTGCTCCTGTATAAACTTTTCCACCAATTGTTGCCGTTCCACCAATTGCCGTGAAACAGAATGGCATCCATAGCAAATGGTGCAACCCTGTTGGAATTAAGAATCTGTTACCGAACCCATATAAGAACACGCCGATAGCACCTGCTCCTAAAATAAAACTAGAGGTACTATTAATTCCTTTGTTAATAACGGGCCATACGTAACACAAACTAATTGCCAGTGCTAATGTAACAGGAATCATAATAATAAAAGCTAATCTAGGTCCACCGTAAATACTTAAAATATCAATAAATTTTTTATTGCCGAATTTATTATGTATATATGCCGTTAAAATACCTAAAATCATACCGAGAAAAACATTCATATCAACTACTTGAAAACCTAAAACCATATTTTGACCAGTACCATATAATCCAACGGCACCTTCTTTGGCAAGCATGTGCTGTGAAGATAACCAAGCATTATTTGCGGCCAAGAACATGAGAAAGGCAATTACAGCTAAAACACCAGCCTCTAATTTATTTTTCTTAGCCATTGATGATGCAATAGCAACACAGAAAATAATCGATAAATTATTCATCATTGCATCCATCATTGATTTAATCATGCTACCTGTACTTTGAATAAAGCCAGGCATAAATTCTAATTGCATTATTACTGCGAAAGCTAAGAAAAGTCCCATTACAGCCATAAATTTAATGGGAATTATAGCCGATCTGGAAAATTGTTGCATCCCCTTTTTCATAAAGAAATCCTCCTTTTATTTATAAATAAACTATATCAAATATTTGACACCGCTTACATGAATAATTGTAGAATGAAACCTTGGTCCTACTTATGAAACCAAAATTTACTTACTTCTCAAATTCAAAGCTGTAAACTTTAATTGAATATAAAAACGTTTACAGGGAGGATGAATTATGTATAAACTGATTGTTTGTGATCTTGATGAAACCTTAATGAAGGATGATGGTTCTTTATCTTCAAAAAATGCCGAAGCTATTCAAGCAGCTACTAATGCAGGTATTTATTTCGTAGTTAATTCTGGTAGAGGCTATTCATCATTCCAAAAGGATTTGGAAAAGATGAATCTGCGTGATAAACCTAATCAATATTCAATATCTTATAATGGAGGGTTAATTTTAGAAAATAAAAATAATCGACCAATAACCGTCAACGCAATGCCATTCAATACTGCTAAGGAAGTTTTTGAAATTGGTAAAAATAATCAAAATGCATCGATCCATATAAACACCCAAAATAAGTTATATATTTATAACCCAGTACCAGAAGATATAGCCTATCAGAAAAGTCGCGGAGTTATTTTTTCAGAATTAAAGAATGATGACTTCAATCAATTCAGAGACATGAATATTATGAAAGTCATTATGGCTCTTCCAACGGTTGAAGAAAGACAAAATATGAAAAAAATGGTAGAGAAAAAAGTGGGATCATCTAATCTATCAATATCTTTTTCTTCTGGAAGATATGTTGAATTTAATCCCGCCAAAATAGATAAAGGAAGTGCAACGTTAGAACTTGCAGAGACACTCGGCATACATCCTAATGAAATTATCGCTGTGGGTGATAATAGCAATGATCAATCAATGCTAGACGTTGCAGGTCTTCCTATAAGTGTTGCAAATGGTATTGATTCTGTTAAAAAAACTGCTAAATACATTACCACAGCTGACAATAATCATGATGCTTTAGCAGAAATAATAAATAAATTCATTTTGTAAAAAAATAATGCTCTATCCTATATATTTTTTAATATAAGGATAGAGCATTTGTTTTAACTAAACATTCTAATTCTTAAAAATCTAATCTATTATTATATTCTACGCTTAATTGACTAGCACATTTCTTAGCCCTTTCTGAAAATTCAACTGCAAATTCTTTAGATAATCCTATATATTTTTCAGGTCGCAGCATTTTTTCCAATTCATCATCAGTAAAATTACTATTAAGATATTTATTTGATAGAAGGATTTTTTCATAACCATCATCGTTTTGCTCAGCTTCCATTGCTAACTTATAAATCAATGAATGAGCTTCGTCTTTACCTATATTTTGGGCAACTTTCATCATTACATACTCACTATTATCTATACCTTTATTTATATTGGCATTTTCCTTCATTTTATCCTTATGTACATGTAATCCTCTTGTTAACTCTTCAGTTCTTAACAAGATTTCAGTAATAAGTTCTGCTGATTCTTCAAGCAATCCATCAAAAAGCATATTTGAAGAACTATCTGCTTCAAAGGGTCTCGTCGATGAAAAGTACCCTGAGGTTGGTACGGAATAGAGTTTTTGAGAATTAGCAATAATTCCTTTAGATAATTTAGGGTTAATTTTTTGTGGCATCGTACTACTTCCAATTGTTCCTTTAAAGTAAGGTTCTGAAACCTCACCAAATTCTTCAATAGATGTAGCATAAACCTCCTGCGCAATGCGATCGCATGATGTTGCCAATAAACAAAGTGCATTCATATACTCAATTTTATTTGAAGACATATTTCTCATCGGTATCATCATAGGCTTCATGTTTAGCTTTTGAGCTACTAATTCATTTACTTTGGGTCCATATTCCCCCATCGAGTTGTACGCACCTATCGCACCACCCATCATAGATTGAAAAACTCGAGGTTCTAGTTCCTCGATTCTTTCTACATCAGTCAAAAAATTTTGAATCCATCCAGCAACTTTAAAACCATACGTAATAGGTATCGCATGTCTCCCGTGTGTTCTACCTGCCATAACTGTATCTTGATTATTCAATGCTAATTTAGATAAATTATTCAATATTTCAGATATTATTATCATAAATCGTTTGTTAACTTCTTTTAAAATTAATAACTCACTAGTTTGCTGAATATTTTGAGTCGTCACACCATAGTGAATATATTTTCCTGAAGCTCCACACTCTTTAGATAGTACTTTAGCAAATGGAACAAAGCCATGTCCTACACGATCATATATTCGTTCCATCTCTTTAAAATTCAAATTTTCATAT contains:
- a CDS encoding PTS transporter subunit EIIC; this encodes MKKGMQQFSRSAIIPIKFMAVMGLFLAFAVIMQLEFMPGFIQSTGSMIKSMMDAMMNNLSIIFCVAIASSMAKKNKLEAGVLAVIAFLMFLAANNAWLSSQHMLAKEGAVGLYGTGQNMVLGFQVVDMNVFLGMILGILTAYIHNKFGNKKFIDILSIYGGPRLAFIIMIPVTLALAISLCYVWPVINKGINSTSSFILGAGAIGVFLYGFGNRFLIPTGLHHLLWMPFCFTAIGGTATIGGKVYTGAVNIFYAEMANIGSITSLDPSIRFAFFGFSKVFASIPIALAIIHMANKNRQEEIKGMVLPGAFVGTVAGITEPLDFSYLFAAPQLWFVHSLLAGLSEALLWQFGIRTFVKDGVIDTAVSNAVFSPSLTKIHWFIIFGLVMSAVWYFSFVFLIKKLDLKTPGREEVPEMAGVNSSVTEDSPVSSSEPTVALANDGSRFDTLVEGLGGRSNIETLNNCFTRLRIDVLDPEKIDKDKIKTFPGQKGLIIDKNNIQIVMGMGVQSIREDMAEELGME
- a CDS encoding Cof-type HAD-IIB family hydrolase, with translation MYKLIVCDLDETLMKDDGSLSSKNAEAIQAATNAGIYFVVNSGRGYSSFQKDLEKMNLRDKPNQYSISYNGGLILENKNNRPITVNAMPFNTAKEVFEIGKNNQNASIHINTQNKLYIYNPVPEDIAYQKSRGVIFSELKNDDFNQFRDMNIMKVIMALPTVEERQNMKKMVEKKVGSSNLSISFSSGRYVEFNPAKIDKGSATLELAETLGIHPNEIIAVGDNSNDQSMLDVAGLPISVANGIDSVKKTAKYITTADNNHDALAEIINKFIL
- a CDS encoding class-II fumarase/aspartase family protein gives rise to the protein MRALYDSKSRTMFDHGIRYLFTDEAKYRSWIYVEKTLSEAQAEVGFIPKKAAEEINQKAKYENLNFKEMERIYDRVGHGFVPFAKVLSKECGASGKYIHYGVTTQNIQQTSELLILKEVNKRFMIIISEILNNLSKLALNNQDTVMAGRTHGRHAIPITYGFKVAGWIQNFLTDVERIEELEPRVFQSMMGGAIGAYNSMGEYGPKVNELVAQKLNMKPMMIPMRNMSSNKIEYMNALCLLATSCDRIAQEVYATSIEEFGEVSEPYFKGTIGSSTMPQKINPKLSKGIIANSQKLYSVPTSGYFSSTRPFEADSSSNMLFDGLLEESAELITEILLRTEELTRGLHVHKDKMKENANINKGIDNSEYVMMKVAQNIGKDEAHSLIYKLAMEAEQNDDGYEKILLSNKYLNSNFTDDELEKMLRPEKYIGLSKEFAVEFSERAKKCASQLSVEYNNRLDF